A segment of the Salvelinus sp. IW2-2015 linkage group LG23, ASM291031v2, whole genome shotgun sequence genome:
GAAGACGTGGAAGAATAGGTGTAGGCTAAACTCaacatgttttatgttttattttaaataggCTATTTTATTAGTTTCTGttcaataaaatatttgttgTTAATCATTTTTATATAGCCTACGTAGTCTGTGAGTGTTTACTAGACTAATAACGGGTTTGTAAATATTATTTTGGTAAATTGCATAGACTGTGCACATGCAGCATCATTTCGATGAATATAGGCTaaaaatgactgtaaaataaaataaaaactcaagAGAACTGATTGATAGGCTAGCCTACACAATATTTTACTAGATCGAATCTGATTATCAAGAACAACACTCCCGGCTTTAGCCTTTATACAATATTTGTATTGCAAATGTCTCAAATATACAACAAGAAATTGTGAATATGTGAGAAGTGGCGACTATGTTTTTTACATGCATGCAGAAAATCCAAGAGAAGACGCAGCGAGAGGTGCTTTATTCAGTGACTGTATGACTCATACGGTTTTATCTAAAGAGTGGGAGCAGGCGGGCGGGCTGGCGAGATGGGGTTGCACATGAGACCAAAATTCTGCAGCATGCGACTATTATTCTAGTACATGATGGATTCCATAAGAACTGTCCTTGCAAACTTTTGGAACATGAGGGAAAGTAGACTATATATACCMCAGGTGTTGAGCTCCCACCACTGTTCAAGTTAAATCTGTAAAAGTAAACTAACCAGATTTGTGGGATAtcgttttaaaatgtttacatagcCTTATTGATTTGTTTATACACAAGAGTATTAGTCAATGAGTTCATTTATCAATTACTAAGTTGACAATAAAACCATTATAACCTCAAATCACAGGATCAAGTGCAAACAAGGTCAAGGTATGCTCAGTCATATTACTTATCCTCTAAGAGAAAGTTCCAAGCTGGTCACCTTCctgttgaattttttattttacatcttCCACCCccctgtgtgcatgtgtatctgtgtgcgtGTACCGCTCTTATGCGTAGTAGTAACAAGACATATTTTTTCGTTTTTAATTGTGCAATCTGTGTCTTTGGTGTCTCTTGTGTTTCAGACACCCCTGAACTCAATGTGAATGAATGATACTATGAATTACTTAGTAGTATTTCTTCACTTGTCATAAAACACATTAAAATGTTTCCCATTGAACACACATTTTGTTGCATGAAATTACCGAGCTTCTTCCAAATACAATATTGTCTCCTTTTGCAGTTAAACCCAAGATAATTGATCTCCAAATGGATAGAAGATTCCACAACTTGACTCTGGAGCAAGTCCAGACTTTGGACCAGGTGTTGACAGAGGTAATACCCATCCACGGCAGAGGAAACTTCCCCACCCTGGAGGTTAGACCCAAGGACATCATCCACGTAGTGAAGGACCGGCTGTTGGAGAGGGAGATCAGGGTCAGAGACATCCGCCTCAATGGCTCCACCGCCAGCCATGTGATGGTCAGGGACAACGGCACGGGCTACAGAGACCTGGACATCATCTTTGGAGTGGAGCTGCCCAGACAGGAGGACTTCCAGGTCATCAAGGAGGTGGTGCTGGGCAGCCTGCGTGACCTCCTTCCCCGTGGGGTTAACAGACGCAAGATCACCTGCCTCACCATGAAGGAGGCCTATGTGCAGAAGATGGTCAAGGTCTTCAATGAGCACGACCGCTGGAGCCTTATCTCACTGTCCAATAACAGGGGTAAAACAGTGGGGCTCAGGTTTGTAAGTTCCCTGCGACGCCAGTTTGAGTTCAGTGTGGACTCCTTCCAGATTATATTGGACCGTATGCTGGAGTCATACTGGGAGACTGAGAGGAGGCAAGGAGTTCAGTGTGAGGGATTGGAGTCACACAATGGCATTGTGTTACATCCAGATAGAGGGGCAGAGAAAACCATAATGGTACCCCAGTATTCTTCCACCTCTGAGAATCTAAAAGAGGATAAAGACAAAGATTCAATGATGACTCGCTTCGCTGACAGTCCGTGCCACAGTGAACAGGTTGTTGTTCAAGAGGAAGAATCATCGCATCCGATGAATGTGCATGCAACTGGAAAACAAGAGCCACTGGAAGTGTTAGAGAGAGCAGAGCTAGACCTTGGAACTCTGGAGAATGAGGAagaggtagaagaggaggaggtggtaaAGGTTGATACAGTACTTGAGATAAGAGTAGAGGAAAAAATGCAATTTGTTCAGAATACAGATTATCCCTCACTTATATCCTCCTCCAAAATATTGACAGACGTGATGGAACCTCTGGTGTCAAATATATCTGTAAACCCTCAAAGTAACATAGAGGAGTCACTGATCTCTGAGTCAAAAGACATCAAGCCATCCCCAGTGTTGCTCACAGAGAACTCAGTGCAAGAGCAACTTCAAGTGATGCCTCAATCCACATCCCAATCCTGCACTGCTGTCACACAAAACGTACATCTTGAACATTTATTCCCTCCGCCAGCCAAGAAAACCTGTAATACATCCCAGGGAATTGTCCCTGACTATTGCCCCTCACCTAAACCACCAAGGAAGATGTCACGGAAGATGAGCAGCATCTCATCACTCCCTGAAAAATGGTCTTTGTTAAAAGATTTGTCAGATCTTACAACACAGCTGTTTGAGCCTATAGAAATACTTCCAACACCTCAACCAAATCACTCTTTATTAGACACTGATCAAGGCCATTATTCATCTTCCTCAGGGTCCAGACAAAGGAACGCAGAGGGCACTAAAACATTCACAGACCACCTTACTCCAGCCGTTTCATCCCAGGATAAAAACATCTCACCCCGTACCGTAGAACAAATAGTCAGGGTGAAATATTCAAAAAAGCCTCCAGACTCAGATGCTTCTGAGGAATCATTGTCCCTTCAAACAACAGGGAACCGAGTCCCAGAGACTGAACCTGCTGCTACTCAGGAACTAGCGCCACCAGAGACAACCACAGTCTGTCCACGGGCAGGGGCAAGTTCGGCCCCAAGGGACaaggccagcatcactgtggtaGCAGAGTGCATGTACGGGGACTTTGAGCAAGCCATGGATCATCTGCGTTTCCGACTGATTGCCACCCATAACCCAGAGGAGATCAGAGGAGGTGGGCTTCTGAAGTATAGTGACCTGCTGGTGAGGAACTTCAGGCCAGCCAGCGAGACAGAGATCAAGTCCCTAGAGCGCTACATGTGCTCCCGCTTCTTTATTGACTTTCCTGACGTTAGCGAGCAGCAGCGCAAGATCGAGGCCTACCTGCGCTGCCACTTTGTTGGCGACGAGGAGACGAGCAAGTATGACTATCTGATGACCCTGCGTCGGGTGATAGATGAGAGTACAGTGTGTCTGATGGGACATGAGAGGAGGCAGACACTCAATATGATCACTGTCCTGGCTCTGAGGGTGCTGGGGGAACAGAACGCCATCCCCAACACTGCCAACGTCACCTGCTTCTACCAGCCTGCGCCATACATGGCTGACCCCATATTCAGCAGCTACTACATTCCCCAGGCAGCACAGCCACCCCTGCTTTACCACCCCTACCCTTTACATGTCCACATGCAGACCGGCCTGGTGTAGCCCCAGCATGTGAGTGGGGGAGAGCATGTGGGCTGCATTCTATATGGTTCTACTCTGTATCCAGAGGcacaaaattgatttaaaaaagaaaagaggCATGAGCGCAATTTGTTCAATGCTTTGAAAAGACGCTGCCTATGACGTGAGACAGCGGACACAAAATGGGGAGAGTTGGAGCTTTATCTTTGGATAAAGGCCACCACGTCACTCTTTTCAAATGAAAAATGTTTTGAATGGGAGAGAGAATAGCTGATTACTCACTGAGAGCAAGCTGCAAGGGAAAATGTCACAGAGGGAAATTACAGTTTACGTGGCTGTTTCAGCTGCAGCAGCAGGCTAGGCTTTGTCTTTGTTACCTTCCTGTGACACGGGGATCCGGTACTGTCAATGAATGACAAAGTTGTTCAAACATGACAGAAATACTGTATGAACAGTTGACTGAACATTTCTTATCATATACTATAGTGAGGTAGAGGACGGGCAAGTATGCTGCAGTGGATGAAGGTATAAACACTTCAAAATAATTAGACATACCATAGTTGATGTAGACCAAAATCACAACACATTATGTTCAAATTAGACAGTATCTGATCAAGCCAAAAAACTGTGCTGTATTTTAGAGAAAACCTGATGAGTTGTTCTTCACGAATGTAAGTGAATTAACTTTCTTGAAGTGATCATACTTgtgtttaaaggtagactcagctaaaTTACTTTGCCATGAGCAACACCACagggacagcaggtagcctagtggttagagcgttgggccagtaaccgaaaggttgctggattgattccctgagttgacaaggtagaaatctgtcgttctgcccctgaacaaggcagttaacccattgttccctggtaggcagtcattgtaaataagaatttgttcttaactgacttgcctatttaaataaaggatCAATTTAAAACATTGTCCCCCCAAAATATTGAGATGCAAGACTAGTCACACACAGTATTTGCGCATGTGCACAGGTTTGCTTTAAGCTGTTCACAGCATTGTAGTCAGTGCACTGAAACAccagagaagttgagcctcacgCTTTAACGCTCTTAGTTCTTGcgggaaattgacccactatgctgtcaTATCGCTGAATCTACCTTTAATATTGTATTGTAACGTCACAAATCTTGATATGACATCATCAGCTGTGCTTAGGTCTTGGGAAAATGTGGCGTAGAGTACATATTGATTTGTTTTCTGGGTGTTAATGTCTGATTGCATCCTTGGTAAATGTTTGAGTGTCTAAATGAATATATCAGGGCGAAATCAGGGTTGTTAAGATGAAAGACAGATTCCAAAGTGTTTTAAACTATCACCCCTCAGTTTCGTTATGTGGTAGTATTTAGAAGTAACAGTTAGAGATCTAAGTTGTAACTGTGAGACASAATGACACTCACAGCAAACATAGATTCACTGTTACTTATTTCCGTGTGCCATTTCATTGTAAAAGATACCCAAGAGGTCATTTGTAAAAGACccacaaaatgtattttcagcACAGGCGTGGCAGTAGGTGAGTTACCCAAACGGGCAATTGAATCTGAAGCACAATGTAAACGTACGCAACCTTGTTGTTAATTAGTGAACTATAGATGTATC
Coding sequences within it:
- the LOC111950381 gene encoding uncharacterized protein, with protein sequence MDRRFHNLTLEQVQTLDQVLTEVIPIHGRGNFPTLEVRPKDIIHVVKDRLLEREIRVRDIRLNGSTASHVMVRDNGTGYRDLDIIFGVELPRQEDFQVIKEVVLGSLRDLLPRGVNRRKITCLTMKEAYVQKMVKVFNEHDRWSLISLSNNRGKTVGLRFVSSLRRQFEFSVDSFQIILDRMLESYWETERRQGVQCEGLESHNGIVLHPDRGAEKTIMVPQYSSTSENLKEDKDKDSMMTRFADSPCHSEQVVVQEEESSHPMNVHATGKQEPLEVLERAELDLGTLENEEEVEEEEVVKVDTVLEIRVEEKMQFVQNTDYPSLISSSKILTDVMEPLVSNISVNPQSNIEESLISESKDIKPSPVLLTENSVQEQLQVMPQSTSQSCTAVTQNVHLEHLFPPPAKKTCNTSQGIVPDYCPSPKPPRKMSRKMSSISSLPEKWSLLKDLSDLTTQLFEPIEILPTPQPNHSLLDTDQGHYSSSSGSRQRNAEGTKTFTDHLTPAVSSQDKNISPRTVEQIVRVKYSKKPPDSDASEESLSLQTTGNRVPETEPAATQELAPPETTTVCPRAGASSAPRDKASITVVAECMYGDFEQAMDHLRFRLIATHNPEEIRGGGLLKYSDLLVRNFRPASETEIKSLERYMCSRFFIDFPDVSEQQRKIEAYLRCHFVGDEETSKYDYLMTLRRVIDESTVCLMGHERRQTLNMITVLALRVLGEQNAIPNTANVTCFYQPAPYMADPIFSSYYIPQAAQPPLLYHPYPLHVHMQTGLV